The Rhodamnia argentea isolate NSW1041297 chromosome 7, ASM2092103v1, whole genome shotgun sequence genome contains the following window.
GACAGGCCCATGGGTACAAATCGTTAGTCATGATCGGGGACGGTGCAACTGATCTTGAGGTTAGTGACACTATGCATTTCTTCGGTTAAGAAATATCAAGGAAACGAGCAACGACATTCTCCTGTTTGCCATGTTGAACAAATGAACTTGGTGAACTACTTAAGTTTCATGTATTGTCTTGTGCACTGGTAGTCTCATCCTATCGGACTGTAACAGTGACTGAAATAGGGAGGGAAACTCGCCGAatgaaatggaaggaaaaaaaatttgtaatggTGGTTGTTTTTTGGTGGATTGGCCATTGAATCAGAAGTTACAATGTACATTATGCCTGTTTTCAGAGTTTGTCTCTGTTTATTCTTTTCACAGGCCCGTAAGCCAGGCGGTGCAGACTTGTTTATATGCTACGCAGGCGTTCAACTTCGAGAGGCTGTGGCAGCTAAAGCTGATTGGCTGGTGTTCAATTTTAAGGATCTGATAGATTCCTTGAACTAAAGTTGTCCCGTGTGATGTGTCCGCATCTATCATACCTCTTCCGATCGTTGCAATAAAATGTACATATCTCCATATGAGAAGATCATGTAGAGTGTAAGAATATCACTCTCAACATTCTTTCGTCAGCTCGACCTAGTGGTGTTAAAAGTGAttctatatcaatttcttcCTGAGAacatttatttttgcattttctgtttTATTGCACTATTGTTTTTGCACTCGCTAAAGATGTTCGTTCGATTGATTGGTTATGTTGATGCTTGCGAAATTAGTGAGAGATTGAGATTGGTATCCTTTTGTCCTGGAATGAGATGTTAATAAGCCCTTAGGAAGTTTGATGATGGCAATAATCTATTCAAAGAACAAGTATCACTGTCTAATTTGCCATAGCAATTGCAAAGATAACCGACTTGCTTCTATTGCTAATGTGAATCGACTGAACATATCCAATGTCTGGAATCACTGAGAACGTCGAGCAAGAGTGGCATTCAAAGCCCCTCAGAGAACATTGTCTACTTTAGTCCCGTTTCGCCCTTCAAACTCAATTTTTAAACAACAAACAACCAAGCCACCGAACTGCTACCGAGTACTGGCCAAGTACTGGCCAATTGTTCATTCAAATAAGATACCAGTAGGGACCAATAGTTGCAACAGCTAAAAATTGTTCAAACGCAATCATAAAAATAGACAAGCTAAACATCATTTCTAACAACATTCTTAGTGAGATGGAGACAACAGGACGAGCTTCAGCTAAACATCAATTCATCCTATTTTATCCGGGATATGATATGATTCCGCATGCATATTGACTTCCTTTGATCATCATACGGCCATAAGGTCGCCATACTGCCGCATCAGGAAAATAGACCCTGCAAACAATCCAGCAGCTCGCAGCAGTTTCTGCAAGAAAAGGTTCAAACCAGCTTTAAAGATGCTATCAACTTAGTgcatatttttactttttttcagaGGAAACAAGCAAGCCGTTAAGTGCTATTGCTAGTATGCCTCCACAAAACTATAAAAAGCATGCATTAGACTATGATCTGTCCACTAAAAACTAAGCACTGTCCACTGAAAATCAAGCAATGCATCAAAAGCGTGGATATCTCATGGAATAGGGACAAATTACAACCGCATGGAGTGAGGTCTTACTTTCCAGAATATACTAATACGATCTAAAACGAAACTTTTGAGAAATTAACAACTCCCGGAGGAAGTTAATACGATAACTGAAAAAAAACCTACCGAGAAAGTAACAAATTCTATCCAACCTTGGTGCTCAGGAAGATGCAATAGAAGCTATTTTAAACTGTTACAATGCTAAAATGAAGCTTGCTGAGCTAAGAAGGTCAATTTCACATCCAACAGACACAGACCTTGCAAAATTATGAGTCACTTGGTTATTCATAAACCATACTATTCATTGGCATCAGTCTTGAGTCTTTATCAGAAGAACACATCTTTTCGCACCATCAAGAGAGTAAGAGGCAACGTATTAACAGGTACATGACCATCAATCTCCACCGCATAAGTTCAGTAAGCCTTCAATTACAGAATACCAATCTAAACAAGAACATGAGAGCCGAAAGCAAAAGCATCTGTCCATCATTCATAATCAATTTCCTAATTCTCTTTCTACAAGTCAGAAACAGGACCAGTCAAACACTCATCGGAAGTTCCAAATCCAAACTACATCTTAAGCAGCTGCGCGCATTACTATGGATCTTGTTCCGTGGAAAAGATTTATCAGACTCCCGTCTGATAATATTACATTTGCTCATAAAGGTATGCAGATGATACCATACCgattacaaattcaaaatgatGTACGACTACCAGATTCATCAAGAAAGATAATAACAGTCATACACCTCCCTGATCACCCTCTATTTTAACCTCTAGTTGCTCCAGTCGTAAAAGGATTAACAAGTCAACAATTTATTGTCACTCTGATTGCCAGAACATCCAATCCAGCTCAGCCCAGGGATTCTTTTCAGTCTCCCGTCGATTATCTCATCTCTCAGTTTCTTCACATCACACCATCTTCCATCACTAGCATAAGTTTTCGAAAGCATCACTCTGTAGGCGCCCTTCTCTGGCTCCATCTGAAAGAGCTGCTGAGCTACCACACCAGCCATTGTGGAATTACCACACATCTCACAACATGATAGTAGTGCACCCCAGACTCCAGGATCCACTGGTTGTGGCAAGGACTGAATGAAATTGAATGCTTCTTCCAGCTCTCCAGCAGTGCCAAGAAGGTTAACCATGTAAATGTAATGCTCAGTCCCAGGTTGGAGGCAGAACTCATCTTCCATTCTACTGAAAATTCGCTTTCTGTCTTCTATAAGGCCAGCATGACAGCAAGCGCAAAGGAGAGCAGAGAAAGTACATTGATCAGGATTTACTCCAATGCGAAGTATTTCCTCAAATAACTGAAATGCCTGGGAAGCTAGTCCATGGAACCCAAGACCCAAAATGATGGAATTGTATGTAATGATATTCCTATCAGACATACGCTCAAAAATGTGCATTCCCTCATCCAAGAAACCACACTTTGAATACATATCTATGAGGGCAGACGAAACCATAATATCGGATTCCAATCCATGACGGAGAACATAACCGTGTATTTCTTTACCAGGCCTTACATTTGCTAACTGCGCAGTTGCCACAAGCACACTGGAGATTAAGACATGGTCTACCATCCTACACTCAATCATCAAATTTCTGAAAACCGGATGCGCCTTTTCACCGTCTCCACATTGGCAATAGCCCATTACCAGAGTGGACCAGGCAACTAAATCTGGCTGAGACAAACCTCCAAAAACTTTACATGCTGAATCCATGCATGCACATCTCGCATACATACTGACTAGAGCAGCACCCACATAAGCATCGGAATCTCGACAACTTTTCAAACAAAGTCCATGTACACTTTGCCCGACACCTATCAAGCTCATAGCTGCCAAATCAGAAGTCAAACCAACCAAAGTATACCCATCAGGTAACCTTCCCAggcttctcatttcattaaacAATTTCAACCCCATATCCCACACACGAAGATGCCCATAACCAGAAATCATGGAATTCCACATCACCAAATCCTGATCAGAATCGGACATAGCATAAAACACTTTACTCGCTTCATCAACATGGCCTAGACTTGAATAAGCAGTCACAAGGGCACTACTGCAGATTGTCTCCCAACCTAAACCAGAAACAACAGCACCTCCTTGTACAATTTGCAGTCTATCTAAATCAGCCTTGTCACAGCATGCCCGCATAAGGCAAGCATATGTGAAATTATCTGGTCTTATCTCACTCCTAAGCATCCGCCCAAACATTGAAAATGCTTCATCAAAGTCGTTAGCTCGTGCGTAAGCGCGAATAGGAATGTTCCAAAACCTACGGTAAATTACTGACTCGCCCGCCCTTAGAAACATTCTAGAAAATGGTAGAATAAGATAGAAAATCCTAGACAAATCCTAGGGGACTAAGACACAGGAATGGCCCTTTTGCCTCATTGTGACCCCTTTTCTTGACTCTACAGATTTCTTGATTTTAAAGTTTGAAGATGAAAAGAACTTGAATATTTTGCTTCTCTAGCTTCGTATTTCCACTGTTTCAGCATGTCCAATCTGTGATTGCGACCCCTCTTCCCCGAGTGGCTAGTTGATTTCTATGCTCTATCAGGGGTTCTAATGTGCACTTCTGAAAATCATTCTAAACAAACATGCTTGTCAATGCCCTCTCTTGGAAGCGAAACTGGCTGGAGCCGCTTGCTGCTACGTACCAAGTCAGGGCTGCCATGTTTGGAGATTAGCTCGATAGCTTTTTTGCTCCAAGGAAATTATGCCTATTGGAGTGGAATCTTTGTCACCAACTTTCGTGGTCGCGTGGATCGTTGTTGAAGTGAATATGCTTTTGAAGGGAATCGTTTTGAATGGTGTTGTTCGACATCCCGCTCTTAAAAGAGAAGAAGCTGTGAATTGTACTCGTGCGGTGCAACTGGCCAAGAGCCAGAGGGAAGTGCATGGGGCGGGAGTCATTTTCAAAACGACGAGGGACCAAAAGTCTCTCAGCTGGCCTCTGCCCACGTGGCAACATTTCATTTGCCCGTTACGAAAGAAACATACATACACAAAATAGAGAATTGTCGTATTTCCGCAGTCAAAGTTTTTCCTTTTACCTTCCTCTCCATCTTTGACGCAGGCCCGTTTCTTTTGTCGATCTTCATTCGAACTTGCTCGTTTCtgttctctctccttcctttctctctttgacGAGTcgcggagagagagggagagagagagggagggcacAGCAATGGAAGCTGTGGAGACTGCGAGCCGCAGCACGAGCCGGAGTCTGCGAAGAGTCGGGATACTATACGATGAGAGAATGTGCAGGCATCACACACCTGACGATGAACCTCACCCTGAAAACCCTAATCGCATCAGGGCCATCTGGAACAAGCTCCAAAGTGCCGGCATCAGTCAAAGGTCCCGACTTTACGCGTACATGCGCATATCGGTGTTTCCTCGGCATTTCTTGGCTTAATCgcgttcaaaatttcattttcattatcaattgCATATGAGGTGGAGGCTAAATGATGCAGTGTGTTTGATCAGTGCACAATGAGGTGTTTAgagtccttttttttcctattaattTGATAACTGACGTAAAGGgttgttttttcctttgttcttgcGGTTTGGTGAGGTGATCAATGTTTATATGGATTGTTGAGAGAATGTGGATGTGTACGCAGTTGCTGAAATGTCCTGAATTTAAGTGGAGAAGGTTGTTTGAATTGGGAATTTTCTGTCAAAGTTGTTATAATTGGTAGAGTAAAGACGATCGATTTGAAGGAAACATTTTATCTGTTAGCGTTTAATATCCTCGATATACTGGATGGAGAAATGGCATGGTTTAGGAGTAGTCTCCACCTGTTCAATGTGGAAGTGCAGTTTTACAGGACTACCGTTTCAAAGCTCAGATACTTTTTTGAACTTTAGATGTAAGAATACAGTGGCATTATTTAGGTTTGTGTTGGATGTATCAATTATGGGAAAGACACTAGCATTTTTAAATGACCCTTTCAGTTTTTGACATTtacttctgatttttttttctcttttttctagaCTTAATGAGCTGACTGAAGAACTAATATAACGGGCAGATTTGACTTTTCATGTGTACAAGAATACATGATAATTGGCTCGTTACATGTTTCGTGCTCACTTTGTTCTTGaagttctttctattttctcaaTAGTGGGGTACAACTAGTAAATTTTACCAGTGAAGACTAAACTTTAATGGGCATTCCATGTGGGTCAATTAACTTCGATCTAAATCACCGGttctctaaattttgatttccttagAATTGATACATTGACCAGAATTCGAAAAAATTTCTCGCGAAGTGTTCATTAAGAGACACATGGGCACAATGTGCATTCAGTGCTGACATATCAGCATTTCTCTGAAAAATAGGCAGCTTTCCAGTCAAAGCGCATCTGTTACAATGAAAAACAAAGTGCATTGGGTTGAATCAAAGTTCAGCACCTTGATTGTATGATAAACTAGAGTCGGCAACCATTgatgaattttacaattttgCAGTGTAGCGAAGTGGTATGTCATAAAAGATTAGTCAATTGCTCTGTCGTTTAATGTATGATTTACTGCTTCTTCGTATCCAGATGCGAGGTTTTGAGTGCCAAAGAAGCAGAAGATAAATATATTTTGTCAGTCCATGGCAAAAGTCATGTCGATTTGATTAGGAACATAAGTTCCCAACAGTATAATTCTCGCAGAAATAGAATAGCTTCAAAGCTCAATTCGATATACCTGAATGAAGGTTCTTCAGAAGCTGCTTATCTTGCTGCTGGTTCTGTTATAGAGGTAATCCATTTTAAAAACCTGCATGCTTATTGATTGCTACCTTTTTTAGGTGGTGGGTTACAATTTTCTGCTTCTGCAAAGCCTCTGAACTGCTGGATGAATTATTGGATAAAACTGACTGTAATGGTTACAATGCGTTTGCATGCATGAAGGAACCTCCATTGCATAAGTTTTGTAATTTATGGTATTTGTCTGAGCATATACAGTTGGCTATATATAGTACCTTTTTGCACATGCACTGTACTAAGTGCATAGAGCAATGGATTCTATTGTTAATCACGTAAGAGGGGGCATGAATATGTAATTGCCCTATTCCTGAAAATCATGAAAGATTGTCTTCCTCTACTGCCTAATTATCGGGGTTTGTTGCTTGTGCAAAGGAGAACTAGTGAGTCCTCCCGTGTTTGTGGAAGTATCTTTTGTCATGGTCAATTGTTTTCTAGCTTTGAACCTCTTACTGCTTGAATCCTGACGTCTTTCCAGGCTATTCATCATGGGGAGATCTATTTTCTTGGCAGAAGTTTCTTTTGAGTTATACCTACAGAATTTTTTGACAGCAGACTTATTGGAATTTCTGAAAGTCAAGCAATTTTCTCTTGCAAATCAATGAGTAGCCTAGCTAATCTTTTGCATGAGGACAAGCATTCTAGATTGCTGCATCCATCTGCAACAGTAATATGTCTTCTCCGATGATCACGTGATTGCATATTTCAATTGTGAAGGTTGACCGGAATATTTACCCCTATAGGTTGCTAAAAGAGTTGCCAAAGGAGAACTAGACTCTGCTTTCGCTATTGTAAGGCCTCCTGGACACCATGCTGAACATGATGAAGCAATGGGATTTTGTCTCTTCAACAATGTTGCTATTGctacaaattttcttttaaacgaGAAAGTGAGTGTTGCTTACCTAGTCATGGTTTAACTTTATCCGTCTAAGTAGATGTCTCCTCATGTAGTTTTACTCTTTCCatgttatttattttattttatttcattttttgcagGAATTGGGCATCAATAAAATCTTGATTGTAGACTGGGATGTTCACCATGGTAATGGTACTCAGAAGACATTCTGGAAAGATCCTCGAGTTCTATTCTTCTCTGTCCATAGGTATAAAAACTACAGCAGCTTTTATGTGGTCCTTATTTCTAGGAGTAATAGCCTAAAATCTCTTTTCCCCTTTCGTGAATTCTTTCCTCATTATAATCTTAAGCTTGTATGCAAGCTCATGGTTAATGACTTAAACTTGAAACTCACTGATGTACTCTCACAATTGACATTTGATCCATAACTGAAAGGTATCAAGCTCACATTTCAGGCATGAGTTCGGGTCTTTTTATCCATCCAACGACGATGGTGACTATACAATGATTGGAGAAGGTCCCGGTGCAGGGTATAATATAAATGTCCCGTGGGAGAATGGTCGGTGTGGAGATGCAGACTATCTAGCAGTGTGGGACCACATCCTCATCCCCGTTGCTAAGCAATTTAATCCCGATATGATACTAATTTCTGCAGGTTTTGATGCAGGTCGGTTTATCATATATCTGACTAGCAATTTTTATATGATGGGTCATTGGCATCATTCTTTTAGTTTCTATGTTTTTTCCAGTTTTGCTTCGTACTTTTGTTTAAGTTATAGGTTTGGTGTTTGCACAATTTTTCCCTCACTTCATGTTAATGCACTGGCAGCTTTGGTAATGTGCTTGGCTTTGTGACATGGTTTCTTTGACACATGCATGAATGAGTGGTTTTCTTTATTGACTATAATTTCATGGAGGAATCAAATAACAGTATAAAAGATTGTAGCATTTAATAGAAGTTACATGGGTTGCAGAAATTACAACTAGTCATAGTAGGTGGAAGCTGATATTTGGTTCAGAATGTGGTCAGTGCAACAGGAATGTAGCATAGAGATCAAACTAGATAATAAGATAATATGCCTGCTTAATTTGTGTCCACAGAACATTTTGCTGGGCTCTTACGTGGAGGAAAAGCATGCAACAAATTCTTGTAAACACGTTGTAAGATGattagataaaagaaaatttattgtcttgttTCGTTCACATGAAAGCATGTAAGCCCCGAAACGGAATCATAGATAGGGAAGAATTATAAATTCTTGAGATTATCTTTATGTCTTGTCTTAGTTTATTAAGGCCTATTTGAGGTTGATTACGCATATTCTACATCCGTGGCCTTTACTGCACGATTAGTGCATAATAGGTGAATATCAGAGGGGCTTGTAGCTGCACTGGCCATGCCTACCCATCCTTTTTacttatcaaaaaaataaagaaagagggGGGAGGGTGGACATTGTTGTGAGATAGAGTTTGGGAAAAGCAGAATCCAATGCTCATGGGCTTTCACTTCCCTATCGCCTTTTTACTTATCCTTGTTGAAGAAAGATAAGGATCTAAATTTCATGATTAATGCCTAAAAGGGTTAGCATTAGATTCTGAAGTACTCTTACCAAATCCAAACTCACGATATTCCATTACAAGATAGTTTTGTGAAACCGCTTTAGGAAGGTATCCCTTTGAATGGTATGTTTTAGTCAAAGTGCATCTGAGCTATAAAAAGGAATAGCAAGGTCggattttgcttttgttgttctGTTTGTGCACTTCCTGTACTTCCTCTATGTAGTATATATGACGGTGACTAATTAATAGTTTAATGCTTATAACAGCTGTTGGTGATCCTCTGGGAGGTTGTTGTGTCACTCCATATGGATACGCCATGCTGTTAAGGAAGGTCAATTTCTAGATAAGtttctgtcaatttttttggtagCTGGAATCTGTCTCTATGCATTTTACGTTTGAAATATTGTGAATAATATGTAAATCAAGTCAGAACGACAGGAATTTATCCTCAGGAAATCCTCTTTCCATGTTGGCTCGTTATCATCATAAAGAGTATTTGATCGGCTTTTTTGAATCCCTACAAGGCATTAAGCATTTTGATGTTTCTTTTCAGTTAATGGACTTTGCGCGAGGTAAGATAGTATTAGCATTAGAAGGAGGATACAACCTCGCCTCAATTTCAAATTCGGCCCTCGCATGCATGGAAGTTTTGCTGGATGAGAAAATCGTCACTGGTTCCACCGAAGCCTATCCTTTTGAGTCCACATGGCGAGTAATACAAGTGGTAAAATGTTTATTCCCTGGGTGGTCTGGCAATTTGTCTCACCACTATTTTACCTGCATTTTATTATTAATCAAATGATAGTGTGCTAATAGCAAGCTAACTTTCTCAGGTTCGTCAAGAACTAAAAGCTTTCTGGTCAGTACTTGCTGATGAAGTGCCAACCAAGTTAATAAGTCAAAAAGCACCCATTCCGGTAAAGGTTCTTGGCTTTTGATTACTTTTATGCGAGTATTCTTATGTCCTCGAATTCTGAATGCTGGAATACTTACGTTTCCTAGAGGGTGATTGCACCTCGCATTTTTGTTCAAAGATAATTCTTCTCAATCTAGAGATgtagggcctgtttggtttgATTTTGGGGAAATGTCtttagaaaaatgcaaataatgttTGGTAGAGTGAATTAGGGACACATTGAGAAGTAACTTTGACCTAAAGGCTTTTGCTAAAAACTGCACTTTGTATAGGACTTTGAttaatacatatatataaatctcaaactatttgcTGGTAGAACTTAGCTACCGGTGAGCCAAATCTGCCGCTGGTTAACCTCACCCAAGGTGGTATGACCTCAGGCACTTGGGGTCGCGAGACCCACGACCCAAGACGGCGGCACTTGGGGTCGTGGGACCCAAGCCTCACCTAAGGTCGGGTAACCTCAGGCAAGGCTAGACGGTGGCCGATGTGGTTCGCCAGTAGATGAGGCCTTATGCTGGCAAAGTAGGGTTTCAAGGACATTCTCGGAATTATGAAAGTTGAGCGAGGCCAAAGTTGGAAGGAAAAGTAGTCATTTTGCATTCTGTGAATGCTACTTTTCAAAGTACCTGCGGACTTGCCTTGTGCTAGAGGCCTTAGAAATGTgattgcatttttccaaagttttccaaaaaatgaaccaaatgccatttgcatttggccaagggactagCCAAatccaaatgctgaaccaaacagggctaTAGTATGTTACTGACTGAATCCTGTCACAACCCAGTATTAATTTGTCTTTTATAGGGTTTATGAAGTGAGTTTTGCAAGTTAAATGTTCCCTTTCTGTTTATATCAATATCGTGGTCCCCATTACTGAAGGAATCATCATGTTGTTCCAGAAAATTCTCATTTCAAGCTGTGACTCTGAAGCTGAAGATGTTGAGGAGCTTCTGCAGGAGGTCATTCGACCTCTTTCAACTCTCAGGGTTGACGAAGATTGTCGTGGTAAAGAAACTTGCCGTGAATTGAATTGTGAAAAAGTAGTTCCGAGTTATATTAATATTATCATGATCTTCAAATGAAATGTAGTTCTTGCAGAATCTGCTTCTGTGTCCTGGAGATCGGATCTGTCAAACATTGACATCTGGTATGCCACCTTTGGATCAAATATGTGGAAGCCTAGATTCCTCTTCTATATTGAAGGTGGACAGGTAATGCACTTTAAACTTACCTTTTCAAGCTTTAGAACCGTTTCATGACATTCATGATGATTGCCCTGCGGTCATACTTGCAATGTGGTCCTATAAACTGATTTCAGGTGGATGGCATGCAAAAGCTATGTTCTGGCTCGATGGACAAAAGGCCGCCTAAAGAGATTTTGTGGAAGATCTTCCCTCACCGATTATTCTTCGGCAGGGAATCCACACGTACATGGGGTTTGGGAGGAGTTGCTTTCCTTCATCCCGAAAGCAAGAATGAGGATATCGTGCACATGTGCCTGTATAGGATAACGTGCGTCTTTCTtatgtttgtttttcctttacTCTCTCTGTTGAAGGGAATGCTCTCTTCTGAAGGATGGAGTGGAGTCATAACAGAATTCACAAATTTATGTTATACTACAACCATGAACTTTtgtcttttcatctttttctgaTCAGGTTAGAGCAGTTCAATGATGTCTTGCatcaggaaaatatttccaGTTATGACATGAGTTCTCCTTTGTTTGATCTTACATCTTTGGACTGTGTTAAAGAAAAAGGATCCATCAACTTGGAAGCTGTCAAGGTATTTCCTTTTGATCTCATCCAAGTACCATCTTTTGCACCCAATAAAGCCTCGACTTTATCTCGTTCTTTTTCAGTTATCACATTCTGTTCTCTAATATTATCAAGCTGGTCGATCTGTTCACAGAAGGGTTGGTACCATAACGTTGTTTACTTGGGAATGGAGCGAGACATCCCTATACTGACAATGACGTAAGTATATAAGTTACCTTTGTCCTCGACCATCTGCCAAACAGATTTCTTGATCCATAGAATTAATTCCGTGTTCCGACTTGCTGATTCATTCAGGTGCGATTTGTCGGATATTGAGAACTTCAAGTCAGGGAAGGTTCCTTTGCACGCTCCGAGTGAAGACTATGCCAACACTTTGGTAAAAGGTTTGGTAGAAGGAGGGCAGCTCTCGGAAGAGGAAGCCGTATCCTACATCAAGGAAGCTGCTACAAAACCCTTATAGAATGCAGACATTATCCATTTGCTCCCCCACTTGTCGTGGATATTTAT
Protein-coding sequences here:
- the LOC115732900 gene encoding histone deacetylase 5-like isoform X2 produces the protein MEAVETASRSTSRSLRRVGILYDERMCRHHTPDDEPHPENPNRIRAIWNKLQSAGISQRCEVLSAKEAEDKYILSVHGKSHVDLIRNISSQQYNSRRNRIASKLNSIYLNEGSSEAAYLAAGSVIEVAKRVAKGELDSAFAIVRPPGHHAEHDEAMGFCLFNNVAIATNFLLNEKELGINKILIVDWDVHHGNGTQKTFWKDPRVLFFSVHRHEFGSFYPSNDDGDYTMIGEGPGAGYNINVPWENGRCGDADYLAVWDHILIPVAKQFNPDMILISAGFDAAVGDPLGGCCVTPYGYAMLLRKLMDFARGKIVLALEGGYNLASISNSALACMEVLLDEKIVTGSTEAYPFESTWRVIQVVRQELKAFWSVLADEVPTKLISQKAPIPVKKILISSCDSEAEDVEELLQEVIRPLSTLRVDEDCRVLAESASVSWRSDLSNIDIWYATFGSNMWKPRFLFYIEGGQVDGMQKLCSGSMDKRPPKEILWKIFPHRLFFGRESTRTWGLGGVAFLHPESKNEDIVHMCLYRITLEQFNDVLHQENISSYDMSSPLFDLTSLDCVKEKGSINLEAVKKGWYHNVVYLGMERDIPILTMTCDLSDIENFKSGKVPLHAPSEDYANTLVKGLVEGGQLSEEEAVSYIKEAAAKPL
- the LOC115732900 gene encoding histone deacetylase 5-like isoform X7, which codes for MEAVETASRSTSRSLRRVGILYDERMCRHHTPDDEPHPENPNRIRAIWNKLQSAGISQRCEVLSAKEAEDKYILSVHGKSHVDLIRNISSQQYNSRRNRIASKLNSIYLNEGSSEAAYLAAGSVIEVAKRVAKGELDSAFAIVRPPGHHAEHDEAMGFCLFNNVAIATNFLLNEKELGINKILIVDWDVHHGNGTQKTFWKDPRVLFFSVHRHEFGSFYPSNDDGDYTMIGEGPGAGYNINVPWENGRCGDADYLAVWDHILIPVAKQFNPDMILISAGFDAAVGDPLGGCCVTPYGYAMLLRKLMDFARGKIVLALEGGYNLASISNSALACMEVLLDEKIVTGSTEAYPFESTWRVIQVVRQELKAFWSVLADEVPTKLISQKAPIPVKKILISSCDSEAEDVEELLQEVIRPLSTLRVDEDCRVLAESASVSWRSDLSNIDIWYATFGSNMWKPRFLFYIEGGQVDGMQKLCSGSMDKRPPKEILWKIFPHRLFFGRESTRTWGLGGVAFLHPESKNEDIVHMCLYRITLEQFNDVLHQENISSYDMSSPLFDLDCVKEKGSINLEAVKLSHSGL
- the LOC115732900 gene encoding histone deacetylase 5-like isoform X3, whose product is MEAVETASRSTSRSLRRVGILYDERMCRHHTPDDEPHPENPNRIRAIWNKLQSAGISQRCEVLSAKEAEDKYILSVHGKSHVDLIRNISSQQYNSRRNRIASKLNSIYLNEGSSEAAYLAAGSVIEVAKRVAKGELDSAFAIVRPPGHHAEHDEAMGFCLFNNVAIATNFLLNEKELGINKILIVDWDVHHGNGTQKTFWKDPRVLFFSVHRHEFGSFYPSNDDGDYTMIGEGPGAGYNINVPWENGRCGDADYLAVWDHILIPVAKQFNPDMILISAGFDAAVGDPLGGCCVTPYGYAMLLRKLMDFARGKIVLALEGGYNLASISNSALACMEVLLDEKIVTGSTEAYPFESTWRVIQVVRQELKAFWSVLADEVPTKLISQKAPIPVKKILISSCDSEAEDVEELLQEVIRPLSTLRVDEDCRVLAESASVSWRSDLSNIDIWYATFGSNMWKPRFLFYIEGGQVDGMQKLCSGSMDKRPPKEILWKIFPHRLFFGRESTRTWGLGGVAFLHPESKNEDIVHMCLYRITLEQFNDVLHQENISSYDMSSPLFDLTSLDCVKEKGSINLEAVKKGWYHNVVYLGMERDIPILTMTCDLSDIENFKSGKVPLHAPSEDYANTLVKGLVEGGQLSEEEAVSYIKEAAAKPL
- the LOC115732900 gene encoding histone deacetylase 5-like isoform X4; protein product: MEAVETASRSTSRSLRRVGILYDERMCRHHTPDDEPHPENPNRIRAIWNKLQSAGISQRCEVLSAKEAEDKYILSVHGKSHVDLIRNISSQQYNSRRNRIASKLNSIYLNEGSSEAAYLAAGSVIEVAKRVAKGELDSAFAIVRPPGHHAEHDEAMGFCLFNNVAIATNFLLNEKELGINKILIVDWDVHHGNGTQKTFWKDPRVLFFSVHRHEFGSFYPSNDDGDYTMIGEGPGAGYNINVPWENGRCGDADYLAVWDHILIPVAKQFNPDMILISAGFDAAVGDPLGGCCVTPYGYAMLLRKLMDFARGKIVLALEGGYNLASISNSALACMEVLLDEKIVTGSTEAYPFESTWRVIQVVRQELKAFWSVLADEVPTKLISQKAPIPKILISSCDSEAEDVEELLQEVIRPLSTLRVDEDCRVLAESASVSWRSDLSNIDIWYATFGSNMWKPRFLFYIEGGQVDGMQKLCSGSMDKRPPKEILWKIFPHRLFFGRESTRTWGLGGVAFLHPESKNEDIVHMCLYRITLEQFNDVLHQENISSYDMSSPLFDLTSLDCVKEKGSINLEAVKKGWYHNVVYLGMERDIPILTMTCDLSDIENFKSGKVPLHAPSEDYANTLVKGLVEGGQLSEEEAVSYIKEAATKPL
- the LOC115732900 gene encoding histone deacetylase 5-like isoform X6; this translates as MEAVETASRSTSRSLRRVGILYDERMCRHHTPDDEPHPENPNRIRAIWNKLQSAGISQRCEVLSAKEAEDKYILSVHGKSHVDLIRNISSQQYNSRRNRIASKLNSIYLNEGSSEAAYLAAGSVIEVAKRVAKGELDSAFAIVRPPGHHAEHDEAMGFCLFNNVAIATNFLLNEKELGINKILIVDWDVHHGNGTQKTFWKDPRVLFFSVHRHEFGSFYPSNDDGDYTMIGEGPGAGYNINVPWENGRCGDADYLAVWDHILIPVAKQFNPDMILISAGFDAAVGDPLGGCCVTPYGYAMLLRKLMDFARGKIVLALEGGYNLASISNSALACMEVLLDEKIVTGSTEAYPFESTWRVIQVVRQELKAFWSVLADEVPTKLISQKAPIPKILISSCDSEAEDVEELLQEVIRPLSTLRVDEDCRESASVSWRSDLSNIDIWYATFGSNMWKPRFLFYIEGGQVDGMQKLCSGSMDKRPPKEILWKIFPHRLFFGRESTRTWGLGGVAFLHPESKNEDIVHMCLYRITLEQFNDVLHQENISSYDMSSPLFDLTSLDCVKEKGSINLEAVKKGWYHNVVYLGMERDIPILTMTCDLSDIENFKSGKVPLHAPSEDYANTLVKGLVEGGQLSEEEAVSYIKEAATKPL